A genomic segment from Actinomadura hallensis encodes:
- a CDS encoding GntR family transcriptional regulator, with protein sequence MIDHILPVKTHLRTLRLTCDPVNPPIPAQLLRTGLAGQIREFIVEGISSGRWAPGERIVERRIAAELGVSQGPVREALRQLEAQRLIESLPNRGARVRDFTERDLAEIFPVRAGLERTAAELAVPRLSDECLGALEEHNRKLAEAAGGEDLREQMRLSIAFHREIVEAAGNRLLVSVWESLGIELWTTLSLRLHDTEMYSKPSEHAELIEAFRRRDPEAPRLLHDHVMNYAP encoded by the coding sequence ATGATCGATCATATTCTACCCGTCAAGACCCACTTACGGACTCTGCGTCTAACATGTGATCCCGTGAATCCTCCGATCCCAGCTCAGCTGCTCCGCACCGGACTCGCAGGCCAGATCCGCGAGTTCATCGTGGAGGGCATCAGCTCGGGACGCTGGGCGCCGGGCGAGCGCATCGTCGAGCGCCGCATCGCCGCCGAGCTCGGCGTCAGCCAGGGCCCCGTCCGGGAGGCGCTCCGCCAGCTCGAGGCGCAGCGGCTCATCGAGTCGCTGCCCAACCGCGGCGCCCGCGTCCGCGACTTCACCGAGCGGGACCTTGCGGAGATCTTCCCCGTCCGGGCCGGGTTGGAACGCACCGCCGCGGAATTGGCGGTCCCCCGTCTGTCGGACGAGTGCCTCGGCGCGCTGGAGGAGCACAACCGCAAGCTCGCCGAGGCCGCCGGCGGCGAGGACCTGCGCGAGCAGATGCGGCTCAGCATCGCCTTCCACCGCGAGATCGTCGAGGCCGCGGGCAACCGGCTGCTCGTCTCGGTGTGGGAGAGCCTCGGCATCGAGCTGTGGACGACGCTGTCCCTGCGCCTGCACGACACCGAGATGTACTCCAAGCCGTCCGAGCACGCCGAGCTGATCGAGGCGTTCCGCCGCCGCGACCCGGAGGCGCCGCGGCTGCTGCACGACCACGTCATGAACTACGCCCCCTGA
- a CDS encoding GH1 family beta-glucosidase: MGFPEGFLWGAATAAYQIEGAAQEDGRAPSIWDTFSRTPGKVLNGDTGDVATDHYHRRQEDVAMIAELGLDAYRFSISWSRVLPDGKINQKGVDFYSRLVDELLEHGIAPVVTLYHWDLPQALEDEGGWTARGTARRFADYAERIGRVLGDRVHTWTTLNEPWCSAFLGYAAGVHAPGRTEPAGALAAAHHLNLAHGLAVRALRGVVSPSARHSVTLNFHHLRGDAEAVRKVDAVANRVFLDPMLGKGYPADLLEDTAAVTDWGFVHDGDLDLIAAPIDVLGVNYYSPTLVRRWDGVSPREHADGHRQGAASPFVGCDDVEFVLQPGPYTAMNWPIDANGMEELLLRLHRDHPDTPLMVTENGAAFDDAVDGDGRVRDERRIAYLRDHIAAVERAVEAGADVRGYFAWSLLDNFEWAYGYSKRFGLVHVDYATGERTWKDSAHWYRDTIAARRRGSRVPR; encoded by the coding sequence ATGGGCTTCCCGGAAGGCTTCCTGTGGGGAGCGGCCACCGCCGCCTACCAGATCGAGGGAGCGGCGCAGGAGGACGGCCGCGCACCCTCCATCTGGGACACCTTCAGCCGCACACCCGGAAAGGTCCTCAACGGCGACACCGGCGACGTCGCCACCGACCACTACCACCGCCGCCAGGAAGACGTCGCGATGATCGCCGAGCTCGGCCTCGACGCCTACCGCTTCTCCATCTCCTGGTCGCGCGTCCTCCCCGACGGGAAGATCAACCAGAAGGGCGTCGACTTCTACTCGCGCCTGGTCGACGAACTCCTCGAACACGGCATCGCCCCGGTCGTCACCCTGTACCACTGGGATCTCCCGCAGGCCCTCGAGGACGAGGGCGGCTGGACGGCCCGCGGCACCGCCCGCCGCTTCGCCGACTACGCAGAGCGGATCGGGCGGGTGCTCGGCGACCGCGTCCACACGTGGACGACGCTGAATGAGCCGTGGTGCTCGGCGTTCCTCGGCTACGCCGCGGGCGTCCACGCCCCGGGCCGCACCGAACCGGCCGGCGCGCTCGCCGCAGCCCACCACCTCAACCTCGCCCACGGCCTGGCCGTGCGGGCGCTGCGCGGAGTGGTCTCCCCGTCCGCGCGGCACTCGGTCACGCTCAACTTCCACCACCTGCGCGGCGACGCGGAGGCCGTCCGGAAGGTGGACGCCGTCGCCAACCGCGTGTTCCTCGACCCGATGCTCGGCAAGGGGTACCCCGCCGACCTGCTGGAGGACACCGCGGCGGTCACCGACTGGGGGTTCGTCCACGACGGCGACCTCGACCTCATCGCGGCGCCCATCGACGTCCTCGGCGTCAACTACTACTCGCCCACGCTGGTCCGCCGGTGGGACGGCGTGTCCCCCCGCGAGCACGCCGACGGCCACCGGCAGGGCGCCGCGTCGCCGTTCGTCGGCTGCGACGACGTCGAGTTCGTGCTGCAGCCCGGCCCCTACACGGCGATGAACTGGCCGATCGACGCGAACGGCATGGAGGAGCTGCTCCTGCGCCTGCACCGCGACCACCCGGACACGCCGCTGATGGTCACCGAGAACGGCGCCGCGTTCGACGACGCGGTGGACGGCGACGGCCGCGTCCGCGACGAGCGGCGCATCGCGTACCTGCGCGACCACATCGCCGCCGTGGAACGGGCCGTCGAGGCGGGCGCCGACGTCCGCGGGTACTTCGCGTGGTCGCTGCTGGACAACTTCGAATGGGCCTACGGCTACTCCAAGCGCTTCGGCCTCGTCCACGTCGACTACGCCACCGGTGAGCGCACCTGGAAGGACAGCGCGCACTGGTACCGCGACACGATCGCCGCCCGCCGCCGGGGATCACGCGTCCCGAGATGA
- a CDS encoding alpha-ketoacid dehydrogenase subunit beta, which yields MATTTYRQALRDTLRAEMLRDDDVFLMGEEIGLFEGSYKITEGLLKEFGERRVRDTPIAEEGFVGAAIGAAMLGLRPVVEIMTINFSLLALDQIVNHAAKIYGMFGGQSSVPMVIRTPGGGGQQLGATHSQNVELFYSFIPGLKVVAPSTPADASAMLKAAIRDDDPVLFLENLALYNTKGEVPPIEEVEPAEIGRAAVTRPGTDITLIGYSRMARVAAEVADSLAAQGVSAEVVDLRSLRPLDRQTIVDSVRKTGSAVVAEDDWLTYGIGAEIAATIQEGAFDWLDAPVRRVAMAEVPLPYAKSLETAALPSADSLLAAVRDTLRATGRTSLETAS from the coding sequence ATGGCAACCACGACCTACCGCCAGGCCCTCCGGGACACCCTCCGCGCCGAGATGCTCAGGGACGACGACGTCTTCCTCATGGGCGAGGAGATCGGGCTCTTCGAGGGCTCGTACAAGATCACCGAGGGGCTGCTCAAGGAGTTCGGGGAGCGCCGCGTCCGCGACACCCCGATCGCCGAGGAGGGCTTCGTCGGCGCGGCGATCGGCGCCGCGATGCTCGGGCTGCGGCCCGTCGTCGAGATCATGACGATCAACTTCTCGCTGCTGGCGCTGGACCAGATCGTCAACCACGCCGCCAAGATCTACGGGATGTTCGGCGGGCAGAGCAGCGTCCCGATGGTGATCCGCACCCCGGGCGGCGGCGGGCAGCAGCTCGGCGCCACCCACTCGCAGAACGTCGAGCTGTTCTACTCGTTCATCCCCGGGCTGAAGGTCGTCGCGCCGTCCACGCCCGCCGACGCGTCCGCGATGCTGAAGGCCGCGATCCGCGACGACGACCCGGTGCTGTTCCTGGAGAACCTCGCCCTCTACAACACCAAGGGCGAGGTGCCCCCGATCGAGGAGGTCGAGCCGGCCGAGATCGGCCGCGCCGCCGTCACCCGCCCCGGCACCGACATCACGCTCATCGGCTACTCCCGGATGGCCCGCGTCGCCGCGGAGGTCGCCGACTCCCTCGCCGCCCAAGGCGTCTCCGCCGAGGTGGTGGACCTGCGCAGCCTCCGCCCGCTCGACCGGCAGACCATCGTGGACTCCGTCCGCAAGACCGGCTCGGCCGTGGTCGCCGAGGACGACTGGCTCACCTACGGGATCGGCGCCGAGATCGCCGCGACCATCCAGGAGGGCGCGTTCGACTGGCTGGACGCCCCCGTCCGCCGGGTCGCGATGGCGGAGGTGCCGCTCCCCTACGCCAAGTCCCTGGAGACGGCCGCGCTGCCGTCCGCCGACTCGCTGCTCGCCGCCGTCCGCGACACGCTCCGCGCGACCGGCCGAACCTCCTTGGAGACCGCGTCATGA
- a CDS encoding protein kinase domain-containing protein, whose amino-acid sequence MAEIAVPGEVLGDRYRLERPLDAGGMAIVWRAADTVLDRAVAVKVPKRGWPERHTKRLRQEAKAAAGLNHPNITGVHDYGEHGGVPYVVMELLDGETLAARLSRGPLPWDEAAATCARVADALSAAHASGIVHRDIKPANVFLTSVGVKVLDFGIAFTGPSASGAPVLGTPAYIAPELLDGTPPSPAADVYSLGVVLQESLTGASAADAPTLPPDVPGEVAALCLRCLNPDPEARPTAPEAARVLAEAAGVQLVAPPAPATGVSDARGSAAPPENPTRILDDPLPEDDRLPQGTRPSHDERTQPGDPLPDGVPSPQEARGDSPHGGRGLRGTVGRAAARRPLAVAGAAAGAAAVVAVLLAALSPDSSRDATAPPEASPEPTTAAAPVCAVDYRIDGTWPEGFQATVRITNLGDAEIDGWELGFEFPDGQAVTQLWNGSRSQDGASVTVRAADWNRSIPPSGSAEFGFLGRQDGANGSPSRFTLNGRECRS is encoded by the coding sequence ATGGCCGAGATCGCCGTCCCCGGGGAGGTTCTCGGGGACCGCTACCGCCTGGAGCGGCCCCTCGACGCCGGCGGCATGGCGATCGTCTGGCGCGCCGCCGACACCGTCCTCGATCGGGCCGTCGCGGTCAAGGTCCCGAAGCGGGGATGGCCGGAGCGTCACACGAAGCGGCTGCGCCAGGAGGCGAAGGCGGCCGCGGGACTCAACCATCCGAACATCACCGGCGTTCACGACTACGGCGAGCACGGGGGCGTCCCCTACGTCGTCATGGAGCTGCTGGACGGCGAGACCCTGGCGGCCCGCCTGTCCCGGGGGCCGCTGCCCTGGGACGAGGCCGCCGCGACCTGCGCCCGCGTGGCGGACGCCCTGTCCGCGGCCCACGCCTCGGGGATCGTCCACCGCGACATCAAGCCCGCGAACGTGTTCCTCACCTCGGTCGGGGTGAAGGTCCTCGATTTCGGCATCGCGTTCACGGGCCCGTCCGCGTCCGGCGCCCCCGTCCTCGGCACGCCCGCCTATATCGCCCCGGAACTGCTGGACGGCACGCCCCCGAGCCCTGCGGCCGACGTCTACTCCCTGGGCGTGGTCCTTCAGGAATCGCTGACCGGTGCTTCGGCGGCGGACGCGCCCACGCTCCCGCCCGACGTTCCCGGCGAGGTCGCGGCCCTCTGCCTGCGGTGCCTGAATCCGGACCCGGAGGCCCGCCCGACGGCTCCCGAGGCTGCCCGCGTCCTGGCCGAGGCCGCGGGCGTCCAGCTCGTCGCACCGCCGGCGCCCGCCACCGGGGTCTCGGACGCCCGCGGCTCCGCGGCCCCGCCGGAGAATCCGACCCGCATCCTGGACGACCCGCTTCCGGAGGACGACCGGCTCCCGCAGGGCACGCGGCCCTCGCATGACGAACGGACGCAGCCCGGCGACCCGCTGCCGGACGGCGTCCCGTCGCCGCAGGAAGCGCGCGGCGATTCGCCGCATGGCGGCCGGGGCCTGCGCGGGACGGTCGGGCGGGCCGCGGCGCGGCGGCCTCTGGCGGTCGCGGGGGCGGCGGCCGGGGCGGCCGCGGTGGTGGCGGTGCTGCTCGCGGCGCTGTCTCCCGACTCGTCCCGGGACGCGACCGCGCCGCCGGAGGCGAGCCCGGAACCGACCACGGCGGCGGCGCCGGTGTGCGCGGTGGACTACCGGATCGACGGGACGTGGCCGGAGGGCTTCCAGGCCACGGTGCGGATCACCAACCTCGGCGACGCCGAGATCGACGGGTGGGAGCTGGGGTTCGAGTTCCCCGACGGGCAGGCGGTCACCCAGCTGTGGAACGGCAGCCGGTCCCAGGACGGGGCGTCGGTCACGGTGCGGGCGGCCGACTGGAACCGGTCGATCCCGCCGTCCGGATCGGCGGAGTTCGGGTTCCTCGGACGCCAGGACGGCGCGAACGGCAGCCCGTCGCGCTTCACCCTCAACGGCAGGGAGTGCCGATCCTGA
- the pnuC gene encoding nicotinamide riboside transporter PnuC, producing MSVDVPLGPLLEPAFHVGSVPTTWAELLGFGTGAVNVWLVVRQNILNWPIGIANVILLGLVFLDGGLYADSGLQVFYVGLQLYGWWMWLYGGDGRDNLPVRRTRRGEWAALVTAGAAATALLTWALSAWTDSTVAFWDALTTAISLMAVYGQSRKLLESWWLWITADLVYIPLYLYKDLKLTAVLYVIFLTLCVFGLRAWRRDLRARTAGGPAPVPA from the coding sequence ATGTCGGTCGACGTCCCGCTGGGCCCGCTGCTCGAACCCGCCTTCCACGTGGGGTCGGTGCCCACCACCTGGGCGGAGCTGCTCGGCTTCGGGACCGGCGCGGTCAACGTGTGGCTCGTCGTCCGGCAGAACATCCTCAACTGGCCGATCGGCATCGCCAACGTGATCCTGCTCGGGCTGGTGTTCCTGGACGGCGGCCTCTACGCCGACTCCGGGCTGCAGGTCTTCTACGTCGGCCTCCAGCTGTACGGGTGGTGGATGTGGCTGTACGGCGGTGACGGCCGCGACAACCTGCCGGTCAGGCGGACCCGCCGCGGCGAGTGGGCCGCCCTCGTCACGGCGGGCGCGGCCGCCACCGCGCTCCTGACCTGGGCGCTGTCCGCCTGGACCGACTCCACCGTGGCGTTCTGGGACGCCCTCACCACCGCGATCTCGCTCATGGCCGTCTACGGCCAGTCCCGCAAGCTGCTGGAGTCGTGGTGGCTGTGGATCACCGCGGACCTCGTGTACATCCCGCTGTACCTCTACAAGGACCTGAAGCTGACGGCCGTCCTGTACGTCATCTTCCTGACGCTGTGCGTGTTCGGCCTGCGCGCCTGGCGCCGCGACCTGCGCGCCAGGACGGCCGGCGGGCCCGCACCGGTGCCCGCATGA
- the pdhA gene encoding pyruvate dehydrogenase (acetyl-transferring) E1 component subunit alpha: MAATAKQADRAAPARNRRTSGSSRSRKSASSPETAASPDAPLPPPDGETLVGYYRQMLLIRRFEERAARAYTEAKIGGYCHLNLGEEATIVGLMAALRPTDYLFTNYREHGYAIAKGIGADRVMAELYGRSTGVSKGWGGSMHLFDTETRLLGGYGIVGGQLPLATGAALAVSYKGGDEVVMCQMGDGTAAIGAFHESLNIASLWNLPVVFVIINNGLGMGTTVEKSSAEPELYRRGAAYRMASSRVDGTDVVAVRDAAAAAVERARGESKPYLLETTSPRLKGHSVVDPARYRSKEEREALKAADPLAKMALELEEAGVLSPDERDRLDAEVKAEVDAAADFADRSPEPDVSTLFDYTYATPVAGEFRRMPADPVFRS; this comes from the coding sequence ATGGCAGCAACCGCCAAGCAGGCCGACAGGGCCGCTCCGGCCCGCAACCGGAGGACGTCCGGCTCCTCACGGTCCCGGAAGTCCGCGTCCTCCCCGGAGACCGCCGCGTCGCCGGACGCGCCGCTCCCCCCGCCCGACGGCGAGACGCTCGTCGGCTACTACCGGCAGATGCTGCTGATCCGCCGGTTCGAGGAACGGGCCGCACGCGCCTACACCGAGGCCAAGATCGGCGGGTACTGCCACCTGAACCTCGGCGAGGAGGCAACGATCGTCGGCCTCATGGCCGCGCTGCGCCCCACCGACTACCTGTTCACCAACTACCGCGAGCACGGGTACGCCATCGCCAAGGGCATCGGCGCGGACCGGGTCATGGCCGAGCTGTACGGCCGCTCGACCGGCGTGTCCAAGGGCTGGGGCGGGTCGATGCACCTGTTCGACACCGAGACGCGGCTGCTCGGCGGGTACGGCATCGTCGGCGGGCAGCTCCCCCTCGCCACCGGCGCGGCCCTGGCCGTGTCGTACAAGGGCGGCGACGAGGTCGTCATGTGCCAGATGGGCGACGGGACGGCGGCGATCGGCGCGTTCCACGAGTCGCTGAACATCGCGTCCCTGTGGAATCTCCCGGTGGTCTTCGTCATCATCAACAACGGTCTGGGAATGGGCACGACCGTGGAGAAGTCGTCCGCCGAGCCGGAGCTGTACCGCCGCGGCGCCGCCTACCGGATGGCGAGCTCCCGCGTGGACGGCACCGACGTGGTCGCCGTGCGGGACGCCGCCGCCGCGGCCGTCGAGCGCGCCCGCGGCGAGAGCAAGCCCTACCTGCTGGAGACGACCAGCCCCCGGCTGAAGGGCCACTCCGTCGTCGACCCGGCCCGCTACCGGTCGAAGGAGGAGCGGGAGGCCCTCAAGGCCGCCGACCCCCTGGCCAAGATGGCGCTGGAGCTGGAGGAGGCCGGAGTCCTGTCCCCCGACGAGCGCGACCGCCTCGACGCGGAGGTCAAGGCGGAGGTCGACGCCGCCGCCGACTTCGCCGACCGGAGCCCCGAGCCCGACGTGTCGACGCTGTTCGACTACACCTACGCCACCCCCGTCGCGGGCGAGTTCCGCCGGATGCCCGCCGACCCCGTCTTCCGTTCCTGA
- a CDS encoding MFS transporter encodes MTSGRARVAVLALSLGAFCFVTTESLPIGLLRLIADDLDASPSAVGLLVTGYGIVIAVVCVPLVRATARMGRRRLLTAVMLVFVAMSFAAAAAPGYGALMASRLVTALAQAVFWPVAAVAAAALFPPERRGRAAAYVFAGGSVAVVVGIPLGTWLGDVAGWRASFAALGVLCLVSLAAVAVLLPGGDAGGAEAVPASRPDRRRFRLLLATVVLAIGGVFACYTYITEFLTGVSGFPASAISPLLLANGAADLCGLAVAGIVVDRGPRALLGAATAVLATGMLGLFALGTAAVPAVAGLVLLGLGLPAFVTAMQARVLESAPGDTGIGSAWVAAAFNVGIAGGALLGGALLPVTGVRGTALAGAVAAAAALAVIAAEAPLRTRPARRPPAGTACAAPPAPRPVKE; translated from the coding sequence GTGACGAGCGGGCGGGCCCGGGTCGCCGTGCTGGCGCTGTCACTGGGCGCGTTCTGCTTCGTCACGACGGAGAGCCTGCCGATCGGGCTGCTCCGCCTCATCGCGGACGACCTGGACGCCTCGCCCTCGGCCGTCGGCCTCCTCGTCACCGGCTACGGCATCGTCATCGCGGTCGTGTGCGTCCCGCTCGTCCGGGCCACCGCCCGGATGGGGCGGCGCCGGCTGCTCACCGCGGTGATGCTCGTCTTCGTGGCGATGTCGTTCGCCGCCGCGGCGGCCCCCGGCTACGGCGCCCTGATGGCCTCGCGGCTCGTCACCGCGCTCGCCCAGGCGGTGTTCTGGCCGGTGGCCGCGGTGGCGGCGGCCGCGCTGTTCCCGCCGGAACGCCGGGGCAGGGCCGCCGCCTACGTGTTCGCGGGAGGCTCCGTCGCCGTCGTCGTCGGCATCCCCCTCGGCACCTGGCTCGGGGACGTCGCGGGCTGGCGCGCCTCGTTCGCCGCGCTCGGCGTCCTGTGCCTGGTCTCCCTCGCGGCCGTCGCCGTCCTGCTCCCGGGCGGGGACGCGGGCGGCGCCGAGGCCGTGCCCGCCTCGCGCCCGGACCGGCGGCGCTTCCGGCTGCTGCTGGCCACGGTGGTGCTGGCCATCGGCGGGGTGTTCGCCTGCTACACCTACATCACCGAGTTCCTCACCGGCGTCAGCGGCTTCCCCGCCTCCGCGATCAGCCCGCTGCTGCTGGCCAACGGCGCCGCCGACCTGTGCGGCCTCGCCGTCGCCGGGATCGTGGTGGACCGCGGCCCGCGCGCCCTGCTCGGCGCGGCCACCGCCGTCCTCGCGACCGGCATGCTCGGCCTGTTCGCGCTGGGGACCGCGGCGGTCCCGGCGGTCGCCGGGCTGGTCCTGCTCGGGCTCGGGCTTCCCGCCTTCGTGACGGCGATGCAGGCGCGGGTCCTGGAGTCCGCGCCCGGCGACACGGGGATCGGGTCGGCCTGGGTGGCGGCCGCGTTCAACGTGGGCATCGCGGGCGGCGCCCTGCTCGGCGGCGCGCTGCTGCCGGTCACCGGGGTGCGGGGCACGGCCCTCGCGGGCGCGGTGGCGGCGGCCGCCGCGCTGGCGGTGATCGCCGCGGAGGCGCCGCTGCGGACCCGCCCCGCCCGCCGCCCACCGGCCGGGACGGCCTGCGCCGCACCGCCCGCGCCGCGCCCGGTGAAGGAATGA
- a CDS encoding nucleoside deaminase: MAYEPTDAELVHLNRCVELAAEALDTGDEPFGSVLVSASGDVLFEDRNRTAGGDQTRHPEFEIARWAAANLSEEERAAATVFTSGEHCPMCAAAHGWVGLGRIVYAHSSAQLTQWRTELGVPPGPVAPLPVQQVAPNVPVDGPVPALESTMRELHARCAAR, encoded by the coding sequence GTGGCCTATGAACCGACGGACGCTGAGCTCGTCCACCTGAACCGGTGTGTTGAACTCGCCGCCGAGGCGCTCGACACGGGCGACGAGCCGTTCGGGTCGGTGCTGGTGTCCGCGTCCGGCGACGTGCTCTTCGAGGACCGCAACCGGACCGCGGGCGGCGACCAGACCCGCCACCCGGAGTTCGAGATCGCCCGCTGGGCGGCCGCCAACCTCTCCGAGGAGGAGCGCGCCGCCGCCACCGTCTTCACCTCCGGCGAGCACTGCCCGATGTGCGCGGCCGCCCACGGCTGGGTGGGCCTCGGCCGCATCGTCTACGCCCACTCGTCCGCGCAGCTCACCCAGTGGCGCACCGAACTGGGCGTTCCGCCGGGCCCGGTCGCGCCGCTCCCCGTCCAGCAGGTCGCGCCGAACGTTCCGGTGGACGGGCCGGTGCCGGCGCTGGAGTCCACCATGCGGGAGCTGCACGCCCGCTGCGCCGCGCGCTGA
- a CDS encoding SSI family serine proteinase inhibitor, producing MTMSRARFRWAAALAGMAVLTQAAPAQAQAPAPSEPVGAYLLMVTPLEGTVTAKTLWCGPDGGTLSAAARACAQLRAVDGHVARIPPREGPCTLEYAPVRVSADGRWRGEPRHFVRTYPNRCAAMRDTGGILFGE from the coding sequence ATGACCATGTCGCGTGCCCGTTTCCGGTGGGCCGCCGCGCTGGCCGGGATGGCGGTCCTCACGCAGGCCGCCCCGGCGCAGGCGCAGGCCCCGGCGCCGTCCGAGCCCGTCGGCGCCTATCTGCTGATGGTGACCCCGCTGGAGGGGACCGTCACCGCGAAGACCCTGTGGTGCGGCCCCGACGGGGGGACGCTGAGCGCCGCCGCCCGCGCATGCGCCCAGCTCAGAGCCGTGGACGGCCACGTGGCCCGCATCCCTCCGCGGGAGGGGCCGTGCACGCTGGAGTACGCGCCGGTCCGGGTGAGCGCCGACGGCAGGTGGCGCGGCGAGCCACGGCACTTCGTGCGGACCTACCCCAACCGGTGCGCCGCGATGCGCGACACCGGCGGAATCCTTTTCGGCGAGTAA
- a CDS encoding dihydrolipoamide acetyltransferase family protein, producing MTEILMPRLSDTMEEGVISSWQKQPGDEIEVGDVIVDIETDKAVMEFEAYEAGVLKEILVPEGESAAIGTPIAVITPAGGAEAAEKAEDKGAEEEEAPAAKAEKAEKAEKAEAEPEPAAAPAAAGAEPAEAAARPAGRSRPPSSPLARRLARDHGIDLNTLTGSGPGGRIVRADIEAAIRGAAEPAAEPAAAAPAAQPPAARPEAAKAPAEDQDVEAVPLNRFRKVAAKRLTESKREAPHFYLNREVDAEPLLSFRATLNEALAPAKVSVNDLIVKAAAVALREHPAVNVSFTEENLLFHKRVNVGVAVAVEDGLVVPVVKDADRKSVSEIGREARELAGKARDGKLSLQEMSGGTFSVSNLGMFGVDSFSAVINPPEAAILAVGASRDVPVVRDGQVVPGKRMALTLSVDHRATDGATAARFLDRLAELLENPLLIVA from the coding sequence ATGACCGAGATCCTCATGCCCCGCCTCTCCGACACCATGGAGGAGGGCGTCATCAGCTCCTGGCAGAAGCAGCCGGGGGACGAGATCGAGGTCGGCGACGTCATCGTCGACATCGAGACCGACAAGGCGGTCATGGAGTTCGAGGCGTACGAGGCCGGCGTCCTCAAGGAGATCCTCGTGCCCGAGGGCGAGTCCGCCGCGATCGGCACGCCCATCGCCGTGATCACCCCGGCCGGCGGCGCGGAAGCCGCCGAGAAGGCCGAGGACAAGGGGGCCGAGGAAGAGGAGGCCCCGGCCGCGAAGGCGGAGAAGGCCGAGAAAGCCGAGAAGGCCGAGGCCGAGCCGGAACCGGCCGCCGCGCCCGCGGCCGCCGGGGCGGAGCCCGCCGAGGCCGCCGCGCGTCCGGCCGGACGGTCGCGCCCGCCGTCGTCGCCGCTGGCGCGCAGGCTGGCCCGCGACCACGGCATCGACCTGAACACGCTGACCGGCTCCGGGCCGGGCGGACGCATCGTCCGCGCCGACATCGAGGCCGCGATCCGCGGCGCCGCCGAGCCCGCCGCCGAGCCCGCCGCCGCGGCGCCGGCCGCCCAGCCTCCGGCGGCCCGGCCCGAGGCGGCCAAGGCGCCCGCCGAGGACCAGGACGTCGAGGCCGTCCCGCTGAACCGCTTCCGGAAGGTCGCCGCGAAGCGCCTCACCGAGAGCAAGCGCGAGGCCCCGCACTTCTACCTGAACCGGGAAGTGGACGCTGAGCCGCTCCTGTCGTTCCGCGCCACGCTCAACGAGGCGCTCGCCCCGGCCAAGGTCAGCGTGAACGACCTGATCGTGAAGGCGGCGGCGGTCGCGCTGCGCGAGCACCCGGCGGTGAACGTCTCCTTCACCGAGGAGAACCTGCTCTTCCACAAGCGCGTCAACGTGGGCGTCGCGGTGGCCGTCGAGGACGGCCTGGTGGTGCCGGTCGTCAAGGACGCGGACCGCAAGAGCGTCTCGGAGATCGGGCGGGAGGCCCGCGAGCTGGCCGGCAAGGCGCGCGACGGCAAGCTGTCGCTGCAGGAGATGAGCGGCGGCACGTTCAGCGTCAGCAACCTCGGCATGTTCGGGGTCGACTCGTTCTCCGCGGTGATCAATCCGCCGGAGGCGGCGATCCTGGCCGTGGGCGCGAGCCGGGACGTGCCGGTCGTCCGCGACGGCCAGGTCGTCCCGGGCAAGCGGATGGCGCTGACCCTGTCGGTCGACCACCGCGCCACCGACGGCGCGACCGCCGCCCGGTTCCTGGACCGCCTGGCCGAGCTGCTGGAGAACCCCCTGCTGATCGTGGCGTAG